From Drosophila yakuba strain Tai18E2 chromosome 2L, Prin_Dyak_Tai18E2_2.1, whole genome shotgun sequence, one genomic window encodes:
- the LOC6526927 gene encoding serine-rich adhesin for platelets isoform X6, with amino-acid sequence MELLGSLHHPYIYPVLDLGFLRNSSYNYACLVTPFNSRGSLKDLIYKAQWNEPWTRKYTRKPNGLPVSQVQRLGRQILEALLFLKERGFPLHGHLHSGNVILQNGAARLSGLENGLLGLSSRINAVMWSRSVTEIENVDIVCFGHLLYEMCTGQELTTPKPSMRVLEMELQHYPQIGQILEILGLIFEPPSGVCPSVEDLVLCDLFRSIDLRELRGPCFSTIKPSLSRSTLNLLQAVKKRQCASLGHSLSEANSPCTPPSTPHDRRTGISRTMDSFDISSDSEEGLLEEIVVGGSCHRQHLLRLQQWHSAHSYAHSYASESPIHYCDPAAVYSDDNSQEPGQDPQPPTIRCSTSSQSNLDVLLAEGAADEVYEEQEEEDFEEASGSSGTQRLQAPACTSSAAGASFNHQLTADMCNYKNSKSRRLEYSLKCLKYGRSNPSQDSAFGSLTDNDLSIGSSSIRLSSFQSISSPIDEGVEDVIIATTTGGNETCLELATIPRSMVSQDSAISSPCRESSPNNFLHIDDAMSGTGSTSSGSNCGSFGNIRPQQFPVSLSPKILVTATSNSSSSSLASACNAGQGQSQGHGQGHPQQQFDPPKILVNDQNSIYTTSPSKRSGMIEVFSQKYRCPFQVSSFEDMSPKRTSDKQHLKHVNRLAFRSLEEERRIDNAFLPMADRTHSDNRVNMQSEKYKKLTHASFRISKGQGQDSPTATPTSQTSPGQPGNCIEMQRTGRQTLWRDSKFYRKNRIAKSNDSLMENNPSPRISPCSLRDNQYESRSSSQASRRSLSGSQQMLSVTTSFCGNGSASRNSARYCSSKSEDLGESSDYLRVMDARKSYSERHLVRLKQTAINNTHSEDDVSFNDDNNQTVSSQGQGLRQCGIQYNQKEHHQKHYQGGRWSSSCSIGGHLKTTNIKTTSLSAQSSQSNLVATSATASYRTPSKSLDQSIATIASIAIPNIHPTTPNNTTTKGSSTTTCTTSTTSSDSSSSTTSSVDESPSRRTLSGADLSRIFVMDMDDAPGSTCSEEKTPLLDSVEMSPMSPTDPEEPDLDKL; translated from the exons ATGGAGCTCCTGGGCTCGCTGCATCATCCGTACATATATCCCGTTCTGGATTTGGGCTTCTTGCGCAACAGTTCGTATAACTACGCCTGCCTGGTGACGCCCTTCAACTCGCGGGGCAGTCTCAAAGATCTCATATATAAG GCGCAGTGGAACGAGCCGTGGACCAGGAAGTATACGCGTAAGCCAAATGGCTTACCAGTGAGCCAGGTGCAGCGCCTGGGGCGACAGATCCTGGAGGCACTGCTCTTCCTGAAGGAGCGCGGTTTTCCGCTTCACGGTCACCTGCACAGCGGCAATGTCATCCTGCAGAACGGGGCAGCCAG GTTATCGGGCCTGGAGAACGGCCTCCTGGGCCTCAGTTCGCGGATTAACGCCGTCATGTGGTCCCGCTCGGTCACCGAGATCGAGAACGTGGACATCGTCTGCTTCGGTCACCTGCTCTACGAGATGTGCACGGGCCAGGAGCTGACCACACCCAAGCCGTCCATGCGGGTGCTCGAGATGGAGCTGCAGCACTATCCACAAATTGGCCAG ATTCTGGAAATATTAGGTCTAATCTTTGAGCCGCCCAGCGGTGTCTGCCCCTCCGTCGAGGACTTAGTCCTTTGCGATCTGTTTCGCAGCATCGATTTGCGCGAGCTTCGCGGTCCCTGTTTCAGT ACAATTAAGCCGAGCCTCAGCAGGTCCACCCTGAACCTGCTGCAAGCGGTGAAGAAGCGCCAATGCGCCTCCCTGGGCCACTCCCTCAGTGAGGCGAACTCGCCCTGCACGCCCCCCTCGACGCCGCACGATCGACGAACTGG TATCAGCCGAACAATGGACTCATTTGACATATCAAGCGATTCGGAGGAGGGTCTCCTGGAGGAGATTGTCGTCGGTGGCAGCTGCCATCGGCAGCATTTGCTCCGTCTGCAGCAGTGGCACTCCGCCCACTCATATGCTCACTCGTATGCCTCGGAGTCGCCTATTCACTATTGCGACCCTGCGGCCGTCTATTCGGATGATAATAGCCAGGAGCCGGGTCAGGATCCCCAGCCGCCGACCATTCGCTGCAGCACCAGCAGTCAGAGCAATCTGGATGTCCTGCTGGCGGAGGGAGCCGCGGACGAGGTCtacgaggagcaggaggaggaggatttTGAGGAGGCCAGTGGCTCCTCGGGAACGCAGAGGCTTCAGGCGCCAGCCTGCACTTCATCGGCTGCTGGCGCCTCCTTCAACCACCAACTCACTGCCGATATGTGCAACTATAAGAACTCGAAGAGCAGAAGGTTGGAGTACTCACTCAAGTGTCTCAAGTATGGCCGCAGTAATCCCTCCCAGGACTCGGCCTTCGGCTCTCTGACCGACAACGACCTGTCCATTGGCTCGTCCAGCATTAGGTTGAGCAGCTTTCAGTCCATTTCATCGCCCATTGACGAGGGCGTGGAGGATGTCATCATAGCCACCACCACAGGTGGCAATGAAACCTGCCTGGAACTGGCCACCATTCCCAGGAGCATGGTCTCCCAGGACTCGGCGATTTCGTCGCCCTGTCGCGAGAGTTCACCCAACAACTTCCTGCACATTGACGATGCCATGTCGGGAACGGGTTCCACTTCCTCCGGCTCGAATTGCGGCTCCTTCGGAAATATACGTCCCCAACAGTTTCCCGTTTCGCTCTCGCCAAAGATCTTGGTCACGGCCACCAGCAATTCGAGCAGCTCGTCCTTGGCCTCCGCCTGCAATGCGGGTCAAGGTCAGTCGCAGGGTCATGGCCAAGGGCATCCCCAGCAGCAGTTTGATCCGCCCAAGATTCTCGTCAACGATCAGAACTCCATCTACACCACATCGCCCTCGAAGCGATCGGGGATGATAGAGGTGTTCTCTCAAAAATATCGG TGTCCCTTCCAGGTGAGCTCCTTCGAGGACATGTCTCCGAAGCGAACCTCCGACAAACAGCACCTGAAGCACGTGAATCGGCTCGCCTTTCGCTCCTTGGAGGAGGAGCGTCGGATCGACAATGCCTTTCTGCCCATGGCAGATCGCACCCACTCGGACAATCGCGTGAATATGCAGAGCGAGAAGTACAAGAAGCTCACGCACGCCTCCTTTCGCATCAGCAAAGGTCAAGGTCAGGACTCgcccacggccacgcccaccagccAAACGTCGCCCGGTCAGCCTGGCAACTGCATCGAGATGCAGCGAACCGGAAGGCAGACCCTCTGGCGGGACAGCAAGTTCTATCGGAAGAACAGAATCGCCAAGAGCAACGACTCCCTGATGGAGAACAATCCATCGCCCAGGATATCGCCGTGCTCCCTGCGGGATAATCAGTACgagagcaggagcagctccCAGGCCAGCCGGAGATCGCTCAGTGGCAGTCAGCAGATGCTGAGTGTCACCACCAGTTTCTGCGGCAATGGCAGTGCGTCCAGGAACTCGGCCAGGTACTGCAGCTCCAAGAGCGAGGACTTGGGCGAGTCCTCCGACTATCTGCGAGTGATGGATGCACGGAAATCGTATTCCGAGCGGCATTTGGTGCGACTCAAGCAGACGGCCATCAACAACACGCACAGCGAGGACGATGTGAGCTTCAACGATGACAATAATCAAACGGTATCATCGCAGGGTCAGGGGTTACGGCAATGCGGCATTCAGTACAATCAGAAGGAGCACCACCAGAAGCACTATCAGGGTGGcaggtggagcagcagctgctccattGGCGGCCACCTGAAGACGACCAATATAAAGACCACCTCGCTGTCCGCTCAGTCCAGCCAATCGAATTTAGTGGCCACCTCGGCAACTGCCAGCTATCGCACACCATCCAAGTCCCTCGACCAGAGCATCGCCACTATCGCCTCCATCGCCATCCCGAACATCCATCCCACCACCCCGAATAACACCACCACCAAgggcagcagcaccaccacctgcaccaccagcaccaccagcagtgacagcagcagcagcaccaccagctcGGTGGACGAGTCCCCGTCGAGACGCACCCTTAGTGGAGCTGATCTCTCGAGGATCTTCGTGATGGACATGGACGATGCACCGGGCAGTACATGCAGCGAGGAGAAGACCCCCCTCCTGGACAGCGTGGAAATGTCCCCAATGAGTCCAACCGATCCGGAGGAACCCGACCTCGACAAGCTCTAA
- the LOC6526927 gene encoding serine-rich adhesin for platelets isoform X7 yields the protein MLQKVIDSVCCSQMCISRTMDSFDISSDSEEGLLEEIVVGGSCHRQHLLRLQQWHSAHSYAHSYASESPIHYCDPAAVYSDDNSQEPGQDPQPPTIRCSTSSQSNLDVLLAEGAADEVYEEQEEEDFEEASGSSGTQRLQAPACTSSAAGASFNHQLTADMCNYKNSKSRRLEYSLKCLKYGRSNPSQDSAFGSLTDNDLSIGSSSIRLSSFQSISSPIDEGVEDVIIATTTGGNETCLELATIPRSMVSQDSAISSPCRESSPNNFLHIDDAMSGTGSTSSGSNCGSFGNIRPQQFPVSLSPKILVTATSNSSSSSLASACNAGQGQSQGHGQGHPQQQFDPPKILVNDQNSIYTTSPSKRSGMIEVFSQKYRCPFQVSSFEDMSPKRTSDKQHLKHVNRLAFRSLEEERRIDNAFLPMADRTHSDNRVNMQSEKYKKLTHASFRISKGQGQDSPTATPTSQTSPGQPGNCIEMQRTGRQTLWRDSKFYRKNRIAKSNDSLMENNPSPRISPCSLRDNQYESRSSSQASRRSLSGSQQMLSVTTSFCGNGSASRNSARYCSSKSEDLGESSDYLRVMDARKSYSERHLVRLKQTAINNTHSEDDVSFNDDNNQTVSSQGQGLRQCGIQYNQKEHHQKHYQGGRWSSSCSIGGHLKTTNIKTTSLSAQSSQSNLVATSATASYRTPSKSLDQSIATIASIAIPNIHPTTPNNTTTKGSSTTTCTTSTTSSDSSSSTTSSVDESPSRRTLSGADLSRIFVMDMDDAPGSTCSEEKTPLLDSVEMSPMSPTDPEEPDLDKL from the exons ATGCTGCAAAAAGTAATTGACAGTGTTTGTTGTAGCCAAATGTG TATCAGCCGAACAATGGACTCATTTGACATATCAAGCGATTCGGAGGAGGGTCTCCTGGAGGAGATTGTCGTCGGTGGCAGCTGCCATCGGCAGCATTTGCTCCGTCTGCAGCAGTGGCACTCCGCCCACTCATATGCTCACTCGTATGCCTCGGAGTCGCCTATTCACTATTGCGACCCTGCGGCCGTCTATTCGGATGATAATAGCCAGGAGCCGGGTCAGGATCCCCAGCCGCCGACCATTCGCTGCAGCACCAGCAGTCAGAGCAATCTGGATGTCCTGCTGGCGGAGGGAGCCGCGGACGAGGTCtacgaggagcaggaggaggaggatttTGAGGAGGCCAGTGGCTCCTCGGGAACGCAGAGGCTTCAGGCGCCAGCCTGCACTTCATCGGCTGCTGGCGCCTCCTTCAACCACCAACTCACTGCCGATATGTGCAACTATAAGAACTCGAAGAGCAGAAGGTTGGAGTACTCACTCAAGTGTCTCAAGTATGGCCGCAGTAATCCCTCCCAGGACTCGGCCTTCGGCTCTCTGACCGACAACGACCTGTCCATTGGCTCGTCCAGCATTAGGTTGAGCAGCTTTCAGTCCATTTCATCGCCCATTGACGAGGGCGTGGAGGATGTCATCATAGCCACCACCACAGGTGGCAATGAAACCTGCCTGGAACTGGCCACCATTCCCAGGAGCATGGTCTCCCAGGACTCGGCGATTTCGTCGCCCTGTCGCGAGAGTTCACCCAACAACTTCCTGCACATTGACGATGCCATGTCGGGAACGGGTTCCACTTCCTCCGGCTCGAATTGCGGCTCCTTCGGAAATATACGTCCCCAACAGTTTCCCGTTTCGCTCTCGCCAAAGATCTTGGTCACGGCCACCAGCAATTCGAGCAGCTCGTCCTTGGCCTCCGCCTGCAATGCGGGTCAAGGTCAGTCGCAGGGTCATGGCCAAGGGCATCCCCAGCAGCAGTTTGATCCGCCCAAGATTCTCGTCAACGATCAGAACTCCATCTACACCACATCGCCCTCGAAGCGATCGGGGATGATAGAGGTGTTCTCTCAAAAATATCGG TGTCCCTTCCAGGTGAGCTCCTTCGAGGACATGTCTCCGAAGCGAACCTCCGACAAACAGCACCTGAAGCACGTGAATCGGCTCGCCTTTCGCTCCTTGGAGGAGGAGCGTCGGATCGACAATGCCTTTCTGCCCATGGCAGATCGCACCCACTCGGACAATCGCGTGAATATGCAGAGCGAGAAGTACAAGAAGCTCACGCACGCCTCCTTTCGCATCAGCAAAGGTCAAGGTCAGGACTCgcccacggccacgcccaccagccAAACGTCGCCCGGTCAGCCTGGCAACTGCATCGAGATGCAGCGAACCGGAAGGCAGACCCTCTGGCGGGACAGCAAGTTCTATCGGAAGAACAGAATCGCCAAGAGCAACGACTCCCTGATGGAGAACAATCCATCGCCCAGGATATCGCCGTGCTCCCTGCGGGATAATCAGTACgagagcaggagcagctccCAGGCCAGCCGGAGATCGCTCAGTGGCAGTCAGCAGATGCTGAGTGTCACCACCAGTTTCTGCGGCAATGGCAGTGCGTCCAGGAACTCGGCCAGGTACTGCAGCTCCAAGAGCGAGGACTTGGGCGAGTCCTCCGACTATCTGCGAGTGATGGATGCACGGAAATCGTATTCCGAGCGGCATTTGGTGCGACTCAAGCAGACGGCCATCAACAACACGCACAGCGAGGACGATGTGAGCTTCAACGATGACAATAATCAAACGGTATCATCGCAGGGTCAGGGGTTACGGCAATGCGGCATTCAGTACAATCAGAAGGAGCACCACCAGAAGCACTATCAGGGTGGcaggtggagcagcagctgctccattGGCGGCCACCTGAAGACGACCAATATAAAGACCACCTCGCTGTCCGCTCAGTCCAGCCAATCGAATTTAGTGGCCACCTCGGCAACTGCCAGCTATCGCACACCATCCAAGTCCCTCGACCAGAGCATCGCCACTATCGCCTCCATCGCCATCCCGAACATCCATCCCACCACCCCGAATAACACCACCACCAAgggcagcagcaccaccacctgcaccaccagcaccaccagcagtgacagcagcagcagcaccaccagctcGGTGGACGAGTCCCCGTCGAGACGCACCCTTAGTGGAGCTGATCTCTCGAGGATCTTCGTGATGGACATGGACGATGCACCGGGCAGTACATGCAGCGAGGAGAAGACCCCCCTCCTGGACAGCGTGGAAATGTCCCCAATGAGTCCAACCGATCCGGAGGAACCCGACCTCGACAAGCTCTAA